A single Tamandua tetradactyla isolate mTamTet1 chromosome X, mTamTet1.pri, whole genome shotgun sequence DNA region contains:
- the LOC143671131 gene encoding uncharacterized protein LOC143671131 — translation MDSLTEQRLTSPNLPAPHLEHYSVLHCTMTLDVQTVVVFAVIVVLLLVNVILMFFLGTR, via the coding sequence ATGGACAGTCTGACAGAACAGAGACTGACATCTCCCAATCTGCCGGCCCCCCACCTGGAACACTACAGTGTTCTGCATTGCACCATGACCCTGGATGTGCAAACTGTAGTTGTTTTTGCCGTGATTGTAGTCCTCCTGCTTGTCAATGTCATACTCATGTTTTTTCTGGGAACCCGTTGA